One window from the genome of Syntrophorhabdaceae bacterium encodes:
- a CDS encoding ATPase, T2SS/T4P/T4SS family, whose product MTTRLKKDSPDGRLAAFLTDQRLISQEQLDKALEVLKTRGGYLSEVLVSKGLIAEDDVSFALSQEFDVPLLSSHNGSMRPSDEEDLRKLIPKQFALRNVILPLSREDNVFTCVMFNPLDVMLIDELRKITGCHVTTVVATKSDILRSIEEFYDTTSIAQRSQHHSNIVKGLELKSPDSRDDSIGIESIVERAKAAPVVKLVDLMLWQAIDKRASDIHIEPFENHISLRYRIDGKLYEMSPPAKHLHLPIVSRIKILSGLDISEKRLPQDGTFMVKLKDRTIDLRISVIPTIYGEKVVLRILDRTGVVFELAEMGFEEQDLIKLRSAIFSPYGVVFLTGPTGSGKSTTLYAILQEIKSSEKNILTVEDPVEYRLAGINQVQVKPEIGLTFASALRSFLRQDPDIMLVGEVRDLETAEICVRSALTGHLVLSTLHTNDAPSAVTRLIDIGVEPFLLAPTILAVVGQRLVRKLCPECKEEYRPDIKELGSVRLNAETIYRAKGCPACNNTGYRGRTLIAEIMSSSKDLKSLITHNVSYQNMRETARKLGMNTLYESGLKKVEKGITSLEEVMSVTFGI is encoded by the coding sequence ATGACGACACGATTGAAGAAGGATTCTCCCGACGGCAGGCTGGCAGCCTTTCTGACAGACCAGCGCCTTATCTCGCAGGAACAGCTCGACAAGGCCCTGGAGGTTCTGAAAACCCGGGGAGGCTACCTCAGCGAGGTCCTGGTAAGCAAGGGGCTCATCGCCGAGGACGATGTGTCCTTCGCCCTGTCACAGGAATTCGATGTCCCTCTCCTGTCGTCACATAATGGTTCCATGAGGCCGTCCGACGAAGAGGACCTCAGGAAGCTCATACCGAAGCAGTTCGCCCTGAGGAACGTCATTCTTCCCCTCTCCCGCGAAGATAACGTCTTTACCTGCGTCATGTTCAATCCCCTCGACGTCATGCTCATTGACGAACTGAGGAAGATCACCGGCTGTCACGTCACCACCGTAGTGGCGACCAAATCGGATATACTCCGCTCCATAGAGGAATTCTACGACACAACGTCGATCGCCCAAAGATCCCAGCACCACTCCAATATCGTCAAAGGCCTCGAATTGAAATCGCCCGATTCCCGGGACGATTCGATCGGCATCGAGAGCATCGTCGAACGTGCAAAGGCGGCGCCGGTGGTGAAGCTCGTTGACCTCATGCTGTGGCAGGCCATCGACAAGCGCGCCTCTGACATCCATATCGAGCCCTTCGAGAACCACATCTCCCTGAGGTATCGCATTGATGGCAAGCTCTACGAAATGTCGCCGCCCGCGAAGCATCTTCACCTCCCCATCGTCTCCCGGATCAAGATCCTCTCGGGCCTCGACATCTCGGAGAAACGACTCCCCCAGGACGGGACCTTCATGGTAAAACTGAAGGACCGCACAATCGATCTTCGTATCTCCGTGATACCTACCATCTATGGCGAAAAGGTCGTATTGCGTATACTCGACAGGACGGGCGTTGTTTTCGAGCTCGCAGAAATGGGCTTCGAAGAGCAGGATCTCATAAAGCTGCGGTCGGCGATCTTCAGCCCCTACGGGGTTGTCTTCCTCACCGGGCCCACGGGCAGCGGCAAATCGACAACCCTTTATGCCATCCTGCAGGAGATCAAGTCGTCGGAAAAGAACATCCTTACCGTGGAGGACCCCGTTGAATACCGGCTGGCGGGGATCAACCAGGTGCAGGTCAAGCCGGAGATCGGCCTTACCTTCGCCTCGGCCCTGAGAAGTTTCCTGCGCCAGGATCCCGACATAATGCTCGTCGGCGAAGTCCGCGACCTCGAGACGGCGGAGATTTGCGTCCGCTCGGCGCTCACGGGCCACCTCGTGCTCTCCACGCTCCATACCAATGATGCGCCGTCGGCGGTAACGAGGCTTATCGATATCGGGGTCGAGCCCTTCCTTCTTGCACCGACGATCCTTGCGGTGGTCGGTCAAAGGCTTGTGCGGAAACTCTGTCCTGAATGCAAAGAGGAATACAGGCCCGACATAAAAGAGCTTGGCTCCGTGAGACTCAACGCCGAGACGATCTACCGGGCCAAGGGATGCCCTGCCTGCAACAACACCGGGTACCGGGGAAGGACCCTCATCGCGGAGATCATGTCCTCGTCAAAGGACCTGAAATCCCTCATCACACACAACGTCTCCTACCAGAACATGCGCGAGACGGCCCGAAAACTGGGCATGAACACCCT
- a CDS encoding L,D-transpeptidase family protein yields the protein MKTVLFLICLLWAGQALAADIIIGGDVTHTVGKGDNLYRLGARYGVFWKNIARDNGLDEKQPLVEGAVLKLNTRKIVPRVIDNGIIVNIPDRTLYFFQGRQLMALPVGLGAIFENDYSDWKTPEGKFRITGKRKDPTWYVPESIQIEYALKGKPVEESVPPGPKNPLGRYAIKTSLPAVLIHETIWPGSVYRYMSHGCIRMLREHMERLFPLVEINMEGEIIYEPVKIARTDDGRTYVEIRTDVYKKHRSIKGHITKLLETRGVADKVDWQKIDRLIKEESGVAEDVTLGLPGNSSLNGTVPKLGFTNRIIDYFKERFKTTEQASNPKH from the coding sequence ATGAAAACAGTGCTCTTTCTAATTTGTCTTCTCTGGGCCGGGCAGGCTCTGGCAGCTGACATCATCATAGGCGGCGATGTGACCCACACCGTCGGCAAGGGTGACAATCTCTACCGCCTGGGTGCCAGGTACGGGGTTTTCTGGAAGAACATCGCCCGGGACAATGGCCTCGATGAGAAACAGCCGCTCGTCGAGGGCGCCGTTCTTAAGCTCAACACACGCAAGATCGTGCCCCGAGTGATCGACAACGGCATCATCGTCAACATACCCGACAGAACGCTCTATTTCTTCCAGGGAAGACAATTGATGGCCCTTCCCGTCGGGTTGGGCGCCATCTTCGAGAATGACTACAGCGACTGGAAAACACCGGAAGGCAAGTTCCGCATAACAGGCAAAAGGAAGGACCCGACCTGGTATGTGCCGGAGTCGATCCAGATTGAATACGCATTGAAGGGCAAACCCGTCGAAGAGTCCGTTCCCCCCGGCCCGAAGAACCCGTTGGGAAGATACGCCATAAAAACATCCCTTCCGGCGGTCCTGATCCACGAGACCATCTGGCCGGGAAGCGTCTATCGCTACATGAGCCATGGATGCATACGAATGCTCCGGGAACATATGGAGCGCCTGTTCCCGCTTGTGGAGATAAACATGGAGGGGGAGATCATCTACGAACCCGTGAAGATCGCAAGGACCGACGACGGCAGGACCTACGTGGAGATCCGCACCGATGTCTACAAGAAACATCGCTCCATTAAGGGCCACATAACAAAACTGCTCGAAACCCGCGGCGTTGCAGACAAGGTCGACTGGCAAAAAATAGACAGGCTCATCAAGGAGGAATCGGGAGTGGCCGAGGATGTGACGCTTGGACTGCCCGGGAACTCCTCTCTGAATGGAACAGTGCCAAAGCTCGGCTTTACCAATCGCATCATCGATTACTTCAAGGAAAGGTTCAAGACAACGGAGCAGGCAAGCAACCCGAAACACTGA
- the acs gene encoding acetate--CoA ligase: MADATEDTRLYPPLKEFVDQAYVKSRDEYEKMWKQSVQDPETFWGGIAKELHWFKPWLKVNREEFAKGEVEWFVGGKTNISYNCLDYQVEKGKGDKVAILFQGEPEDDVVKLTYKEMLSLVSKFANVLKKKGVRKGDRIAIYLPMIWQLPVAMLACARIGAVHTIVFGGFSAEALRDRILDAGAKLLITTNGYWRSGKNVSSKANADIACDLCAAQGHTVDKVVVVKRLEKFEVPMKAGRDTWFEDELAAADITDNCPAEMMDAEDPLFILYTSGSTGKPKGVLHTVGGYMVFAYSTFKYIFDYKDKDVFFCTADIGWVTGHTYIVYGPMCNGATSIVFESVPTFPNPDRFWQIVEKFKVSIFYTAPTAIRALMKEGEKWPQGRNLSSLRLLGSVGEPINPEAWLWYNKYIGGEKCPIADTWWQTETGGILITSLPGAWPGKPGYATLPFFGVDARTLQSRPDPSKPAVDAPVNEQGELCIGRSWPGMMRGVFGEPERFFNTYFVQQPGFYFSGDGALKDENGYFRLMGRIDDVVNVSGHRMGTAEVEAALNSFNTAVAESAVVGFPHEVKGEDLYAYVILKTGVEGSDALKKELVAHVRKEIGPIASPGKIQFVPGLPKTRSGKIMRRILRKVASGELDQLGDTTTLADPSVVDDIVKGRQ, from the coding sequence ATGGCAGACGCAACAGAAGACACCAGATTGTATCCACCCCTTAAGGAGTTTGTCGATCAGGCGTATGTAAAGAGCCGCGACGAATATGAGAAGATGTGGAAACAGTCAGTTCAGGACCCCGAGACCTTTTGGGGCGGCATTGCGAAAGAGCTTCACTGGTTCAAGCCGTGGCTGAAGGTCAACAGGGAAGAATTTGCCAAGGGCGAAGTGGAGTGGTTCGTCGGCGGCAAGACCAACATCTCTTACAACTGCCTTGACTACCAGGTCGAGAAAGGCAAGGGAGATAAGGTCGCCATCCTGTTCCAGGGCGAACCGGAAGACGATGTCGTAAAACTTACCTACAAGGAAATGCTTTCCCTCGTATCGAAATTCGCCAACGTATTGAAGAAAAAGGGCGTCCGCAAGGGCGACAGGATTGCCATTTATCTTCCCATGATCTGGCAGCTTCCCGTTGCGATGCTTGCATGCGCAAGGATTGGCGCTGTCCACACGATCGTTTTCGGCGGTTTCTCCGCTGAGGCGCTCCGCGACAGGATCCTCGACGCCGGCGCAAAACTGCTCATCACCACGAACGGCTACTGGCGTTCAGGCAAGAACGTGAGCTCCAAGGCAAACGCTGACATCGCTTGCGACCTCTGCGCAGCCCAGGGCCACACGGTGGATAAGGTTGTTGTCGTAAAGAGACTCGAGAAGTTTGAAGTACCGATGAAGGCCGGCAGGGACACCTGGTTTGAGGACGAACTGGCAGCGGCAGACATCACCGACAATTGCCCCGCCGAGATGATGGACGCGGAAGATCCGCTCTTCATCCTCTATACCTCAGGTTCAACAGGCAAGCCGAAGGGCGTTCTCCACACCGTCGGCGGCTACATGGTCTTTGCGTATTCAACATTCAAATACATCTTTGACTATAAAGACAAAGATGTATTCTTCTGCACCGCAGACATCGGTTGGGTAACGGGTCACACCTACATCGTTTATGGACCTATGTGCAACGGCGCAACCTCCATAGTTTTCGAGTCAGTCCCGACATTCCCGAACCCCGACAGGTTCTGGCAGATCGTCGAGAAATTCAAAGTCAGCATCTTCTACACCGCTCCGACAGCAATCAGGGCACTCATGAAAGAAGGCGAGAAGTGGCCGCAGGGAAGGAACCTGTCCTCATTGAGACTCCTCGGTTCCGTCGGCGAGCCCATCAACCCCGAAGCATGGCTCTGGTACAACAAATACATCGGCGGAGAAAAGTGCCCCATCGCGGATACCTGGTGGCAGACAGAGACAGGCGGCATCCTCATCACCTCTCTTCCTGGCGCATGGCCGGGAAAACCGGGTTACGCAACACTTCCGTTCTTTGGTGTTGACGCCCGCACGCTTCAGTCAAGGCCCGACCCCAGCAAACCCGCAGTTGATGCGCCCGTGAACGAGCAGGGCGAACTCTGCATCGGCAGGTCATGGCCTGGCATGATGAGGGGCGTTTTCGGGGAGCCCGAAAGGTTCTTCAATACCTATTTTGTACAGCAGCCGGGTTTCTACTTCTCCGGTGACGGTGCATTAAAGGATGAGAATGGCTACTTCAGACTTATGGGCCGTATCGATGACGTTGTCAACGTTTCCGGCCATAGAATGGGTACCGCGGAGGTTGAGGCGGCCCTGAATTCATTCAACACGGCAGTTGCGGAATCGGCCGTCGTCGGCTTCCCGCACGAAGTCAAGGGCGAAGACCTCTATGCATACGTCATTCTGAAAACAGGCGTAGAGGGTTCGGATGCTCTGAAGAAAGAGCTCGTTGCCCACGTAAGAAAAGAGATCGGCCCCATAGCATCACCGGGCAAGATCCAGTTCGTACCCGGTCTGCCGAAGACACGCTCCGGCAAGATCATGAGAAGGATCCTGAGAAAGGTCGCCTCCGGCGAGCTCGATCAGCTTGGCGACACTACGACCCTTGCCGATCCGTCAGTTGTCGATGACATCGTAAAGGGCAGGCAGTAA
- the lgt gene encoding prolipoprotein diacylglyceryl transferase: protein MLSFPNIDPVIFKIGPLSMRWYGLMYILGFLAAYGLTIYQLRGNRKPGIPREAVDDLFFYLIIGLIVGARLGYAVIYNPGFYIENPLEIFMVWHGGMSFHGGLAGTFIAGVIIMVRKKLPVSATADLIIPTAPIGICFGRLGNFINGELFGKPADVPWAMVFPQGGPVPRHPSQLYEAFFEGLLLFVILWFYKDRKKRDGDVAALFLILYGAFRTFCEFFRLPDTQLGFVLGPFSMGQVLSLIMVFIGMGLKFCVLPWVERRKNS, encoded by the coding sequence ATGCTTTCCTTTCCCAATATTGACCCCGTTATCTTCAAGATTGGCCCACTCTCCATGCGCTGGTATGGGCTTATGTATATCCTTGGTTTTCTCGCTGCGTATGGGTTGACCATCTATCAGCTGCGGGGCAACAGGAAGCCCGGGATTCCCAGGGAAGCGGTGGACGACCTGTTCTTCTACCTTATTATAGGGCTTATTGTCGGAGCCCGGCTGGGATATGCCGTCATTTATAATCCTGGCTTCTATATCGAGAACCCTCTCGAGATATTCATGGTCTGGCATGGAGGCATGTCATTCCACGGAGGCCTGGCGGGGACCTTTATCGCCGGAGTCATTATTATGGTCAGGAAGAAGCTCCCCGTCTCAGCCACCGCCGATCTTATCATCCCTACGGCACCCATCGGGATCTGCTTCGGACGGCTGGGAAACTTCATCAACGGCGAACTCTTCGGCAAGCCGGCAGATGTTCCCTGGGCAATGGTCTTCCCCCAGGGGGGGCCGGTGCCGCGCCATCCTTCGCAGCTCTACGAGGCTTTTTTCGAAGGCCTTCTCCTTTTCGTCATCCTCTGGTTCTACAAGGACAGGAAGAAACGCGATGGCGATGTTGCCGCGCTCTTTCTCATTTTGTATGGTGCGTTCAGGACCTTCTGCGAATTCTTCAGGCTTCCCGACACCCAGTTGGGGTTTGTTCTCGGTCCCTTCAGCATGGGCCAGGTCCTGAGCCTCATAATGGTCTTCATCGGCATGGGACTGAAGTTCTGTGTCTTGCCGTGGGTAGAAAGACGAAAGAACAGTTGA
- a CDS encoding carbonic anhydrase, protein MVKDSGINEALQNLLDGNKRFAAMKQTHPNQDRARRDDVKGGQKPFAVVVGCSDSRIPPEILFDQGIGDLFIIRLAGNIVDDMALGSVEYAVDHLGTPLVVVLGHSKCGAVTATAKGGEAHGHIGGIVKLIAPAVNNVKNQPGDLVDNAIKENARLVAAAIASSKPVLGKMVEEGKIAVIPAYYDIDTGLVEML, encoded by the coding sequence ATGGTCAAGGATTCCGGCATCAATGAGGCGCTGCAAAACCTTCTCGACGGAAACAAGCGATTCGCCGCAATGAAACAGACGCATCCCAACCAGGACAGGGCCCGCCGCGACGACGTGAAAGGCGGTCAGAAACCCTTCGCCGTTGTCGTGGGATGCTCCGACTCCCGCATTCCTCCCGAGATCCTCTTCGATCAGGGCATCGGCGACCTCTTTATCATCAGGCTCGCCGGGAATATTGTCGACGATATGGCGCTGGGAAGCGTCGAATATGCCGTCGACCATCTGGGAACCCCGCTGGTTGTCGTCCTGGGCCACTCCAAATGCGGAGCCGTCACGGCGACAGCAAAGGGAGGCGAAGCTCACGGCCACATCGGCGGCATCGTAAAGCTCATCGCCCCCGCAGTAAACAACGTTAAGAACCAACCGGGCGACCTCGTCGACAACGCCATCAAGGAAAACGCCAGGCTCGTCGCCGCAGCCATCGCGTCATCAAAACCGGTCCTCGGGAAGATGGTTGAGGAGGGAAAGATAGCCGTCATCCCGGCATACTACGACATCGACACGGGACTGGTGGAAATGCTCTAG
- a CDS encoding HAD hydrolase-like protein yields the protein MIKLFVFDLGNVILPFEHHQIAAKLHETSLIKDRFTPDDLFRYLFDHQKGFVNAYEEGLISSKEFFKKLKEKYKLELESEGFKDIWNDIFQEDPAVSEIILYLKRKGYPIVLLSNTNELHFSYVMERYPIIHHFDEWILSFEVGAKKPKEKIYSTIFETRSVERNEVLYIDDIPEYITAAAGYGIPGIVFKEAADIWKVIRENCV from the coding sequence ATGATTAAGCTCTTTGTTTTTGATCTGGGGAACGTGATCCTTCCTTTTGAACATCATCAGATAGCCGCAAAGCTCCACGAAACCTCCCTCATCAAGGACCGCTTTACCCCCGATGACCTCTTCCGGTACCTCTTCGACCATCAGAAGGGTTTTGTGAACGCCTACGAGGAAGGCCTCATATCTTCGAAGGAGTTTTTCAAAAAACTCAAGGAGAAGTACAAGCTTGAACTGGAATCCGAGGGGTTCAAGGATATCTGGAACGACATATTTCAGGAAGACCCGGCGGTGAGCGAGATCATCCTTTACCTCAAGCGGAAAGGATACCCCATCGTCCTTCTGAGCAACACCAATGAGCTTCATTTTTCCTATGTTATGGAGAGATACCCCATTATCCATCACTTCGATGAATGGATACTCTCCTTTGAGGTGGGTGCGAAAAAACCCAAGGAAAAGATCTATAGCACGATATTTGAAACAAGGTCTGTGGAGCGGAACGAAGTGCTCTATATCGATGACATTCCCGAGTACATAACGGCCGCCGCCGGCTATGGCATCCCGGGCATCGTCTTCAAAGAGGCCGCCGACATCTGGAAGGTGATACGTGAGAATTGTGTATAG